TGTCCTTCCTGCTAAGTGGCAGAAGATTGGGTTGGGAGTAGTAATAATAGAAAACCAATCCATGCCCTCCCCATCAGCAATCTTTGAGACAACGAAAAACCTAGGAACAATGAACAAATCACCAGCTTTGACTCTCAGTTCAAGTTTGCGCTTGCCATCAACACCAACAATCTGAGCACGACCACTTCCCCTAACAATATAGGTCACCTGGTAAGCTGAATCACAAGAGAATCCTGGAGAGCACATTGATCCGGCATCAATCCTGACGAGATCAGCACCAAGACCAACCTGTTCAACCAAAGGCAAGTTCTTGGTGTTCAAGACAACGACACGGCCACCGTTCTTGATATCAACATCTAAAGGTGCTTCCAAGCAGTTCAAAGCCATCCCTTCTCTATCTGCCTCACAAGGCTCAGGCATCTGGAAACCATCTTTCACCTTAATAATTCCGCTGCTCTTCTGGCTTTTAACAAGCTCATTAACCTTGTCTTCCTCCAAATCCCAGGCTCGGCCAACAAACTCAGGAGTAAATCCAGTGAAAATACCATTAGCACCGGTTAGAGCGAATTCAGTGAACTCACCAGCTTTGTGACCTTTTGATGTATCTCCCATGAAGAGAACAACAAGTTCAGTATCCTCTTTGTTGAACCACCATGTGACAACTCCAAAGGGTAGGGCAATTGCATCACCCTCTTTGACTGCGATCACtttctcctt
This is a stretch of genomic DNA from Papaver somniferum cultivar HN1 chromosome 1, ASM357369v1, whole genome shotgun sequence. It encodes these proteins:
- the LOC113328827 gene encoding glutelin type-D 1-like — translated: MEIDLTPRSSKSVYGSDGGSYFSWSPSDLPMLKEGNIGASKLALQKNGLAMPSYSDSAKVAYVLQGSGTAGIILYEAEKEKVIAVKEGDAIALPFGVVTWWFNKEDTELVVLFMGDTSKGHKAGEFTEFALTGANGIFTGFTPEFVGRAWDLEEDKVNELVKSQKSSGIIKVKDGFQMPEPCEADREGMALNCLEAPLDVDIKNGGRVVVLNTKNLPLVEQVGLGADLVRIDAGSMCSPGFSCDSAYQVTYIVRGSGRAQIVGVDGKRKLELRVKAGDLFIVPRFFVVSKIADGEGMDWFSIITTPNPIFCHLAGRTSVWKALNPQVLEASFNVSPEAEKHFRSKRLNAEIFFPAP